In Girardinichthys multiradiatus isolate DD_20200921_A chromosome 18, DD_fGirMul_XY1, whole genome shotgun sequence, a single window of DNA contains:
- the c18h19orf54 gene encoding UPF0692 protein C19orf54 homolog translates to MSPPPPPPASCPPPPAAMKKLYQTIASSRIPVEGDHTEACLLLRQRESCFRQDLQWFLVNTYVPSLIQDGPQCGLVALWMAAHLRQPQLNLDMETVVQTAVRRGYTAQGEMFSAFNMALLAEELCVCKAELLSGGLGGGNAAAIIKHLWRGQPVLIPYDEDFNHEPCQRNGHRAHWAVASGVLLCLDKGSVNEHAQPDPTLPWLYLANSHVPCPIKDTSATEVYVLAKQGKSLRYQLWSLDSVAQSNGQLKTMGQLRANDGIQYVVPEGGVEAGLAGQAVLLHTKTLGQEPK, encoded by the exons ATGTCAccccctccacctcctcctgctTCGTGTCCACCACCTCCAGCAGCAATGAAGAAGCTGTACCAGACCATAGCCAGCAGTAGGATTCCTGTGGAGGGGGATCACACTGAGGCTTGCCTGCTGCTCAGACAGAGGGAGAGCTG TTTCAGGCAGGATCTGCAGTGGTTCCTGGTAAACACATATGTGCCTTCGCTCATCCAAGACGGCCCACA GTGTGGTTTGGTGGCTCTGTGGATGGCTGCTCACCTGCGACAGCCTCAGCTGAATCTCGACATGGAGACGGTGGTTCAGACAGCAGTGAGGAGGGGGTACACTGCACAGGGGGAAATGTTTTCAG CGTTCAACATGGCCCTGCTGGCAGAAGAGCTCTGTGTCTGTAAGGCTGAACTGCTGTCAGGAGGTTTGGGTGGTGGAAACGCTGCAGCCATCATCAAACACCTTTGGAGGGGGCAACCTGTTCTCATCCC GTATGACGAGGACTTCAACCATGAGCCATGCCAGCGTAACGGTCACAGGGCGCACTGGGCTGTTGCTTCGG GTGTGCTCCTCTGTTTGGACAAGGGAAGTGTAAACGAGCACGCTCAGCCCGATCCCACTCTGCCCTGGCTCTACCTCGCTAACAGCCACGTTCCTTGTCCCATTAAAGACACGAGTGCCACAGAGGTTTATGTCCTTGCCAAGCAGGGCAAGAGCCTGCGCTACCAGCTGTGGAGTCTGGACAGCGTCGCCCAGAGCAACGGGCAGCTGAAGACGATGGGCCAGCTGAGAGCCAATGATGGGATCCAGTACGTGGTTCCTGAGGGAGGAGTGGAGGCCGGGCTCGCGGGGCAGGCGGTTTTACTCCACACAAAAACTCTGGGGCAGGAACCAAAGTGA